ACATCGATCCTTCGGCAGCTCGCAAGAAGAAAGTGGCTGCTTAATTCCCTTTTGAATTGGAATCAAAAGACCGAGTGTACAAACGCTCGGTCTTTTCATTTGTTCATTTGAAAGATCACCATGAGCCGACTTCTTGCCATTCTTCTGGCTATCTCTTGTGCCTTCGCGGCCTATCACATCACCGTACAAAGGGGATTCGTCAATCCGTATCCGGTGGTTTGTGATTTGGTGGCCGAGAAAATTTTTTTAGAAGACGAACAAGTTCGTAAATGGAAACGCACGTGCCATCGTCGCAGCCGTTTGGTGACGCCTTACTCTCCCAAAAAATTAGTGATCAAAGACATCAATAACGTATTGGGTCTGCTTAACGTTTCTCATCTCGAGGTTTATGACTCTTCGGAAGTGAAGAGCATCTGGAGAGGAGAAGCTTTAGAAACAGGAATCGAAAGCGAGTTCGTCGATAGCGAACTTGTCATTTTTAAACTCCATCCCAAATCTCCGGCAGCGATGCAAGGTCTTCGTAAAGGGGACGTGATTAAAAGTATCAACGGCGATCAGCCGAATCCCTGGGAGGCACAGACAGAGTCTGGTACTTACACCATTGAGCGCGGAAAAGAAACGCACACCTTTGATATCAAAGCGACAAACATCATACGTTCAGAGAGCGTGACGTTCGAAAAACTAAAAAACAACGCCGCCGTTATTCAGATTCCTTCTTTCCGTGCGGATTTTTTTAAAGATGAAAAAATCAAAGAACTGGAAATAAAACTGAAAGACGTTCGTCGCCTTGTTGTCGATCTTCGCGGAAACGTCGGTGGAAACTTCGTTGCGGGTCTTCGCTTTCTTTCTCTGATAATCTGTACTCCTGAAGAAGTCGGTCGCCTTATCAAACCCCGATTTGCCAAAAACAATTCAGCAGAACTTCCCAATGATCTTCGTGATGAAAAACAATTGGAAATTCTTGATCAACATCGCGAAGTGATTCTAAAAACTTTCAAACAAAATGAATGTTATCGCGGCGACGTCCGCGTGCTCGTCGATGGAAAAACATCTTCCGTGGCAGAGCTTGTGGCGCAAGCCTTGAAAGAGTTCCGCAAAGCTCCGCTCTTAGGTTCACCCAGCCGAGGCCAGCTCCTGGTGGGCGTTTGGTATCCGCTCAGTGAAGTAGGTCCAGGTGTGGAGATCTCTATTCCGGAAGCTCTCTATTTGAGTCAAAAGAAACATCGCATCGAGGGAAACGGTGTGGAGCTGGATCGCGTGCTCTATTACAATCTCTCGGAAATGCAGGCGGGGATTGATTCTTGGGTGAAAAAGGCTCTGGACTAGACTCTCGAAGACAAGATTTTTGTGATTCAAAATGAGATGATCATTTTAATACGTCAAACATCTTTTGTTCGTCTGTTAATCTCTTTTTCAGCAAGAGAGAATAGGTTAGACTTATAAACGGCACAGCCTTCGCATTGATGAATGACATACAATTGCGAGGGGTAAAAATAATGAGGAACGCACAAGTGATTGAATTTCCAAAAGCTCAGTCAGTAAGAAAAAGATTGCAGGATAAAGCTCAAGAGCAAAAAGCTATTTTGATTCTTTCTATCGCATCTGTTCTTATCATGACCGTGTTCCTTAATCAGTGGCTGGTGCAAGGTCCTGACTCTTTGACAAACGGCGGTCGCCGTAATGTCGCAAGCTTTGAACCGGCAGCTTTCGCAAAAGACGTGAAGTGGGAACACGATCTCGCAAAACGTTTAGCATCAGACAAGGCAGCTCTTTCAGCAAACCTGGCGGAAGCGCCGACTTTGCGTGATGAATTGATTTTTGGATATTTAGAAGGCAAGTACGGCATGAAGCTCGCGCAAGGTCGTATCGAAAGCCTGGAGTTCATTGACGCTCAAGCAGGTGAACATCCTATGTCGATCAATGACAAAGCCGATTTCTTAATGAAGTATTCCGAAGCCTTCGGTATGAATTACAGCGAAGTCAGCGTTGCCCAAAACGCCGCTGAAAACGAAGAGGTCTATACCTTGGTGGGTTCCGGCAAAGAAATCATCGGCAAAGCTCATTTTGTAAAAGACGAGCAAGGTCGCGTTCAAGCCATCAATTTCACACAATAGTCGCTTTAGTCTTTTCCGTCCCAAGCCGATACGATCTGTATGGTATTTCCAGATCTATCGGCTCCAGAAGTTAAGCCACAAACAAATAAGCCCGTTGCGACACCAATTGCATCTATTTCTGATCGCTTTTTAGCGCTCGTTTTGGATTTCCTCATTTTCTCTCCGGTCGTGAGTCTTCTGATCGCGGGATTGGTTCGCCAAACTAAAACATTCTTTTTGCTCAATACAAATTCGCAAGAGGGAGCCGTCGCCGCGGGGCTTGTGCTCCTAACGATTGTTTTCTTTACGACACTTCTGCAAACAGTGTTTTTGTATTATTGGCAGGCGACACCAGGGCAATTCTTTTTGCAATTGCGTGTAGTGTCTTATCCGCAAGAGCAAGCTCGCTTAAGTATCAATCAATGTTTGATTCGCGCCTTTATGTTTTGCAGCGGATTCTTTTTGATTGCGGTTCCGTTTTTGGAAATTGCAAGTCATCCACTAAGACGTGCTTTCCATGAAAGAGCTTCGGACACAATGGTCGTGACCCTTAAAAAAGTTTACGACGACGGACCTCACCCTCTGGAATCACGTTTCATCTCTTCGTGGTTGCGCATGAGTTTTCTGTTTTTACTACTCTTTGGCGTTTTGGGATTTTTTAGAACTTATCACTCTTTGCAAAGTGGCGCTTTCCGTGAAAAGGATCAAGTCGTTGCAACCTGCAAAGAAATCAAAGAGTCAGATCTTGCGGGAACTTCCCGTTTGGATGCCGCGCTTTCTTTATACCTGCTTAACGAAATTTCAGCAGAGTGCCTGGATAAAGAAGCCGAAGTCTCTTTATGGGGTGATCCGGTGAGTTCTCAGGATATGGCTTATCTTGCGAAGTTCGTAACAGCGGACGGGGAAGCTCAAGAAAAGTATTTTGAAAAAATCTGCGAAGACTCTTCATCATCAACGTGTGCGATTGCTCGCTACATGCACGAGGACGGAAAGAAAGAGGATCTTGAGGAAGCAAATGGCAAACTCTGGATTACGCAGCTTCTTTTGTCTGATGAAAAATACACGAGCCAAGACTATGCTGGCAGTTTAAAAATGGTCGAAGATCTGCAAAAGATTCCGGCGTTGAAACCGGCTCTTGAAAAGCGCTATGTACGTTTGGTGTGGGCTTTGAATGAAAACGCAGATAAATACACGCAAAAAGGCGGTCGTTTGCCTGCCAGCGCTACGGACGATTCATGGCTTGAGCGCTTTAAGGAAAGGTACGAAGTTCAATGATTCTTCCTTGTCCTGAAGACTTCCGCGATTATACACGCTTTCCATTAACGATTACGTTGGTGGTTCTGAATATTTTTATCTTCGTATTAATTTTTAGCGGCGCTTCTTCGACAATTTCTTCTTCTTCCATTTTGCAAAGGGAGGGGCTGACTTTAACGGGCCGTCTTTATTACCAATATCTGCAAAATCTTTCTTCTGAAGCTCTTTACGAAAAG
This region of Bdellovibrio sp. BCCA genomic DNA includes:
- a CDS encoding S41 family peptidase, producing MSRLLAILLAISCAFAAYHITVQRGFVNPYPVVCDLVAEKIFLEDEQVRKWKRTCHRRSRLVTPYSPKKLVIKDINNVLGLLNVSHLEVYDSSEVKSIWRGEALETGIESEFVDSELVIFKLHPKSPAAMQGLRKGDVIKSINGDQPNPWEAQTESGTYTIERGKETHTFDIKATNIIRSESVTFEKLKNNAAVIQIPSFRADFFKDEKIKELEIKLKDVRRLVVDLRGNVGGNFVAGLRFLSLIICTPEEVGRLIKPRFAKNNSAELPNDLRDEKQLEILDQHREVILKTFKQNECYRGDVRVLVDGKTSSVAELVAQALKEFRKAPLLGSPSRGQLLVGVWYPLSEVGPGVEISIPEALYLSQKKHRIEGNGVELDRVLYYNLSEMQAGIDSWVKKALD
- a CDS encoding RDD family protein, yielding MVFPDLSAPEVKPQTNKPVATPIASISDRFLALVLDFLIFSPVVSLLIAGLVRQTKTFFLLNTNSQEGAVAAGLVLLTIVFFTTLLQTVFLYYWQATPGQFFLQLRVVSYPQEQARLSINQCLIRAFMFCSGFFLIAVPFLEIASHPLRRAFHERASDTMVVTLKKVYDDGPHPLESRFISSWLRMSFLFLLLFGVLGFFRTYHSLQSGAFREKDQVVATCKEIKESDLAGTSRLDAALSLYLLNEISAECLDKEAEVSLWGDPVSSQDMAYLAKFVTADGEAQEKYFEKICEDSSSSTCAIARYMHEDGKKEDLEEANGKLWITQLLLSDEKYTSQDYAGSLKMVEDLQKIPALKPALEKRYVRLVWALNENADKYTQKGGRLPASATDDSWLERFKERYEVQ